ACGGCCAGATAGTAGGGGAGATAGTATTTGGTGATATCGACCAGCGATGCGTTCACGATCGTAATGCCGAGCCACCAGTACAGCAGCGGGCAGATCAGGCTGGCCAGACGGAAGGGGTAGGTGCTCAGCCAATACAGGAGGGAATCGATCACACTGATCCGGTGGATCAAATCCAAACGGTGCGAGCCGAACGGATTGTACGAGTGGCGCGCAATCTGCATCAAGCCAAGGCACCAGCGGCCGCGTTGGACGATATATTCCTTGAGTCCTTCTGGAGCCAAACCCTCGGTCAGCGGCTCATTCAGGTAAACGGTTTGCCATCCGTTTTCCGCGAGCTTCAGCGTGAGCAGGAAGTCCTCGGTCACGCTCTGCGTCGGAAGCCGGCCGATCTGCTCGATCGCGCGAACTCTCATCACGGACGACGTGCCGCAGCAGATCGCGATTCCCCAGGCATCCCGTGCCGGCTCCACGTTGTCGAAGAAGTGGCGCTGCTCATCGGGATACCCGGTGCTGATCCCCAGATTATGCTGGATGGGATCCGGATTGAAAAAGTGCTGCGGCGTTTGAACGAGCCCGACATCAGGGTCGTGAAATAACGCCACCACCCGGTCGATGAAATCGACATGCGGAACGAAATCCGCGTCCAGTATGGCGACGAAATCCGGCCGGTCCGCATCCCGGGCCCGTGCCGCGAGCGCATGGTTGATGTTTCCCGCCTTGGCGTGGGCGTTGTCCGAACGCACGATGTATCCGACGCGATGCCGCTCGCAGGCCTGCCGGAGCCAGTCTCTGCGGCCATCGTCAAGCACGAAGACGCGGAGGTTCGGGAAACGCACCGCCTTTGCGCCGATGATCGTCCGCTCGAGTATGTCCAGCGGTTCATTATAAGTCGTGATGAAGATGTCCACGCGTGGCGCTTCTCCGGGCAACCACCATCCGGCGTAGCGGTCTGCCTCCGCGTTCCTTGACCCGGGAGAGGATTACAAAGGCGATGGAGGAGGACAGGACCGTCAGGGCTTCGAGCGCGGCGAACCCCCAACTGAACAACGCGTCCGCCGTCCAGTCGAGTGGCACCAGGGTCTCGGTGAAGCGCCAGACCACGTAGCGCCACGACAGGGTTGCGGCCAACCCCAGAAGAAGGGCGCGCCAGTACCACTTGCCCGGGTCGAGCAATGGGAGGACCGTCAAGCGGAGCCCGATGACGACGGCGGCTCCCGCAAGGGCAGCCAACAGTGGCGACAGCACAAGCATCAGAAGCCGTAGAGTGTAAGAAACCGACGCAATCGGGCGATCGGACCGCTCGAAAAGACGACACGTCCAGTGCGTCCGACGGCGCAGCCCAGATCGGGCTGTTGCGCGAGGTCCGGCACGGTCACGGTGACGTCGAAGCGCTGCAGATGTTGCGGGCTTGGACCCACGGCAAGATTCGCATAGAGCGATGCCCCGCCGGATCCCCCAAGCCGGGTAACGGTTCCGTTGAAAATTCGCTCGTCACCGAACAGCCGGAACTGCACCGCCGCTCCGATCGACAAGCTGTCGTAAAGCGACTCGGAGACGCCGGCCGTGATGATCAGGCTGTTGCAGTCGACGAGCTTGAGGAGGTCCTGTCCGCGCCGCGTGTGCTCGCCATCGTCCACCAGGACATCCCAGATCAGGCCGGGAACGCGCGCATTGAGCGTGGCGGAAGTCAAGCGATTGACGCGGAGA
The DNA window shown above is from Bradyrhizobium sp. CB1650 and carries:
- a CDS encoding cellulose synthase catalytic subunit, whose product is MDIFITTYNEPLDILERTIIGAKAVRFPNLRVFVLDDGRRDWLRQACERHRVGYIVRSDNAHAKAGNINHALAARARDADRPDFVAILDADFVPHVDFIDRVVALFHDPDVGLVQTPQHFFNPDPIQHNLGISTGYPDEQRHFFDNVEPARDAWGIAICCGTSSVMRVRAIEQIGRLPTQSVTEDFLLTLKLAENGWQTVYLNEPLTEGLAPEGLKEYIVQRGRWCLGLMQIARHSYNPFGSHRLDLIHRISVIDSLLYWLSTYPFRLASLICPLLYWWLGITIVNASLVDITKYYLPYYLAVLTVLNWLSKGLFIPIINDTAQLIAAWPICRAAALGLLTRGPHRFSVTAKGGDRTRVVVQWSLMRPFLVLFGLTVGGLLMPLHSDFVFNTSSTAGDGVAIVMFWTVYNILVLLVAIAVCIERPRYNRPQRQVVEPITLMIGDEKHRGWLVNLGTEGARISGPFGLSVGAAGRLTIPAIGELEARILAPTRDGYRLRFSPTADQRAQIIEKLHTARALPGSDRADIVRMIRELARALTH